In Acropora muricata isolate sample 2 unplaced genomic scaffold, ASM3666990v1 scaffold_750, whole genome shotgun sequence, the genomic window TAAGCTGATGCGTACGGTTACCATATTTGTGGGTTATGGAATATTGGCtaatataccataatggctaagccaataaaaagtctcgAATTGCATTAttcaatgatccagtttttaataaagagGTTTATCCAATAGAGAGTGCTATCGACCCTTTGGATAACTGTGACCATAAGTCTGAACATTACctctgggttttttttttatttactgtaTTTACTCTCATTCATTCACCAATAGGATGGCTAAGAGTGGGTCTTCAGAAAATGCTTCTTCAGAGAAAGTGGATGAAACAGGAACACCCCTCCAGCAGGGATGGAAGAAAAGTGGGTCAAGGCAGTATTTAAGGCTACAGTTTCAGGCAGTTGAGCTTTATTTCATTTACCAGATAATTTATTGAACTGAAAAGAAATCTTAAAGATCTGATCAACATCTCCTTCTTCATGTACAAAATCTATCCACCATCATATTGAACTCACCCTTTTTTCTTGTTCAGTGACCTTTTTTGCACAGTAATCTACTTTTAAAAAAGTAGTTTTTGAAGATGCAGGTGGATTGCAGCTATTGGTTTGCACATGAGATACAAAAGGACAGTTTCAATGCACTCGGTAGAATCAACATATTGACCAAACACCAAGTTCcattatttcatttgaaattcttttctttcgtttgtgtgccaagtttcaatgttaaataattatttttgttttaaccagACTTGTACATAGATCATTGAGTTCCATGAATTATTTTCACGTGCACAATAGTGAGATTTAGCTTTGCATGTACAGTATATGAAATGCCGAATGTGCAAAGGCAATCTGTTGCTTGCCTTAAaagcatgaaaagaaaaaaaatactgtccTTAAACGACTCCCTCATTTGAGAAACTGCTATTTATCTGCCACTGACTGGCATCTGTTGATGACTGGCAGTAATAATATTGAGCCAACATCAGCCAAGTATGAAAAACAATGTTCTATTTCTGTGGTTAGCTTGGGACAGAATGTAGATCTTTCTGAGTTCAGACCGTTTCACAACATTAATCTTAAAAGTGTAATTTGATTTTTCACTTTTGATTATACAGGTAGCAGGAAAAGAAGTTGGCAGAATCAAGCAAAAGCTCATCCTGttgatcagaaacaaaatgcTGTAGTGATACAAAGACGCCCTCCACCTCGACCTGACAGTGGTCCTAGGTTTGCCCCACAAGCAGTGGGAAGATCTCTTATGGACCATTTCACTTCAGGAGCACAACTATTTGGAATACGGCCCATGGCACCACCTGGTGGAGGGCCTGCAGGAAGATTTTCTCTCCGTGGTCCACCTTCCGGAGGGCCTTTATATATGGTTCCTCCATACACAAGGCAGTTCCAAGGAAGGCCCCCTGAAGGATCTAGTTTCCAAGGGAACTATCCCGTAGGACAAACAAACTAACATCTActagcccgaaaaaaaaaactcttcacgagcagaatgaaaaaaattaattattaattgtcCCATTAAAAACAATTAATGGCTTCATTTatgagggggacattgggattttcggttttgtggttttggctattttttagatcggtttttcggtttttgagccaaaagacttcggttttggtgttcgttgtggtttgcggatttttccttttttagcatccggttttcggttttcgtagTCAATAGAAGCGGTTTTTCGTGTTCATTTTCCAATGTGGTTTGTATTCGGTTTTGGCCgaattttttggcggttttgcggttttttttttattcggttttgcggtttctatTAATATACTCCAATGTCCCCCTCATTTAATTATTTCCATCAGCTGTAGTTATTTAACCATAAAATAAGGAATTGAAGTGAAGCTAACGGAATGAAGGTCCAGATATTAGACAAACGTTTTTCTTTGAACACAATCCAAGATTGCTTGGCAAATCTGTTGGTAGCAAACTTGTCCAAGGCTGTCGtcacataatttttttaattccaaaTACTCAAGGTCCTTTAACGCTTGGAGTTCAACACTATATTCACTTGCGATGTCTTCAACTAGTTTAGCTGTTTTGTTCTCGGCGCTACTATATTGTAGAATTTTTCCTAGGTCCACTGCAACACGTGAATGTTGAgacattttcaaatttagaaGAACATTTTTTGCGAGAAAAACGGCCCAAAGTTCTCAATAGACACACTAAATGACAACGTCGACAATGCGAAAAGCTTCCCGTGAAAGCGCTTCATTCTGCAATTTGACGCCCATAAAAATTTCGCGCGTGATTTCTTAGCCGCTGACAGGGGAGatgtttatatttatatttttatcaaaaggacataaaaatttgaaatctttcaTCAGTTTGCTTCTCGTTCAAAATTAGTGCTTTCAGAAAAACACTTTTCTGAAGAAGGTTTGTTTAGGAGTCGGTTTTCCAagtcaagtttcaagtttaagAGAAAGTGGAAAGTGCGAGTGCCGAGTCACGCATCAGTGAGCAAATATTATGCAGACAAAACTTACATGCAAATTTGTCGTTCCTCTTGTTACAAGTAACCAAAGGTTTGAGGtttcaaaagaacaaaaatgtaCTTTTCATttcggatgttactaataccgagaacggggaacgggaaacggggaacggggaacggggaacggggaacggggaacaggggacggggaacggggaaccgggaacgggagtctgggaacaagtgtacagcggcaaccctcttgagaattcaaaatggtggtcaaaacaaaagaaaaggctcgaataGAAACAATTTGGGGCTTGgcttaaggtgagtttccaccggctgttcccccagatggccagtacgttcttgtaagagcagagtccgattagcactgggataacaAAGCATGTAGTGGCgcttgagtagaaaatcgaatcgaatgtcaatgtcgctgcccagttgaattttaagaaacgtttggcgagCCCAGGCGAGCCCAGGCgtcgtcacaaggacgatcggaaaattccgatcagcccggaccctatgttacctaatgccgacccttcgcgagcctttcttttgttttgaccgccattttgaattctcaagcgggttgccgctgtacattagttcccagactcccgttcccggttccccgttccccgttccccgttcctggtattagtaacatcctttTCATTTCTGGCAACTTTTCCTCTGACATTCTTAACCGGCCACCTGCAAAAGCACTGCTTTGTAGCAAATGTTAATGTCGATGGCAAACACTTGAGgcagattaaaaagagaaatattcaacAGCGCCTACCGATCATCCATTGTCGAAACAGCGTTTCGCTGGCAGGTGgccggtgaagaatggggcgaaaatgaaaaacactgggtcgagaaagtcggtgaaaagaaaatggcggctgttttcagttatgatcgtgcacgtgggagcaggtaggctttttgtgtttttcttccccgtaaaagtaatttggttgattatttagggtagtccgtggagggtagtccatggagggtagtccgtggagtagtccgtagggtagtccgcggatcggggtcagtgggtagtccgcggagcggggtcagtgggtagtccgcggatcgggggtcagtcttttctacaTTCGCCGTGACGAGTATTTgctacaaaaataataaatttctcACTTGAGTTCAGGATTAaaaccttttgtttacattccTCACAAATGATTATGAAGCAAAATTTAGACAAATAGCTTTCTCTGAATCAGTAAGAATTAGTCACGGGCAGCATTTACctccaaagttttttttttttttatcattttcaatATCTGCTTTTACTTTATGCGCCCCGTCTGACGTGTAATGCAATACCTCGTCTTGTTTATGCAGATTTCACTTCGTCGGAGCGACTTTCGGTCCTCAGGAAtttattaggaatttaaaacatttgtcttacagtacttttgtaattttaattctcCAAAAAATCTTCGCTTGCCCGTCGGGCAAGTTAAGCACAGAATTCACCAGCCCAATCGCAAAATCCACTAGCCCCGGGCTGTCGGACACGACTTTCTTTGCACGCTGACCAAAGCTCTagctagttttttttctttttgtgcctagtgctcgttagtctccttcgcagccgttattagggtcgtcacgtaacgctcctccccaactaacggctgctcactcgagcgctgcattcttttccttaaattgaccaataaggagcaggcttccatttcttggaaacctgcaCCTTTGGCGGTAAATGTAACGAAAAATATGATTGGTctagctgctaacagttacatgcatgttgttggttctcagtaacaaagggaaaggaatgcagagctcgagtgagcagccgttagttggggaggagcattgcgtgacgaaccgaataacggctgcgaaggagactaagtgCTCGTAGAGCTCAAGGCACAATGTTATCGTGCGTACGTGTGCGTCCGTAATACTTGCTGCTCGTGTAatatgtcatgaagtgtcccccaCCCGACGTTTTGGTCAAGAAAATCCAGAATAACTCGTGTCCGTAACCCGTTGTTGTTGTATCGTGTAGTCATTGCGGATGATACCATTTTTCGTATCACTAGGCACatgtagtcatagactgcctattttttaaaCTTGAGGTCACTTTGAGGATTTGAGACCTCAACGTGAGCTTGGGCGGTCTGTGGAATAGGTTACCTTAGAATCGGTATCAAAGGCCGGATATTCTCTCATTTCTAAACCGATCGATATTTTTGCTGTGGTCCGTGAAGCCAGGCCGTGTACGGAGTGAGAATAAATAAGGATGGATTATAAAAGACGCTCCAGCTACTGAATCAGATCAGTTTAGACTGCGTTAACACAGCCACAGATGCAAAAAAGGGAGTAccatatttactcgaataacGCCGCGgcacttttttaatttttcgcgcTTCAAGTGCGGCggttattcgagggcggcgcttatttaatcaTTGTATACCatacaaatttactttttctatgtttttatTCCAGGGCGGCGCTTGTTaccttttttgtcccagatgcggcgcttattcgagggcggcgcttattaacttttttgtcccagatgcggcgcttaatCGGGgacggcgcttattcgagtaaatacggtactctTGTTTCACGTCCTTTTTGTCCGTTGTGGTGTATGAATATTAATTACGTTACATTGTGGAATtgatatattaatttttttctttctttctttttttttacctcgATGGTACTGTTAGCTTTGTTCTCGTGCATTAAAAACTTTGCTCTTGCAGCGCAAAGAAATCACCCGATTCAAGTGTATTTTGAACTTTTGGAAGGCTTAAAAGTTTCTAAAAGAGCATGATTAATTTTAACGTAAGAGCGAATTCTGAAGGAAATTGCATTTTCAGATTTTTCTCGTTATCATTCATTGAGATCATTTCCGGTACGTGTATCACTTGGGAAATGGGATCATTTATGGGCCTGTGCAGTACCTAGAAATTAAAGCTACGTTGTGTTTCACTTTACACGGATTTCCAAGTCCAAGTTATTAAAGATGGCGGCCAATATGATAGTCGATCGAATGCAGTCTCGTTGGGTATGTTACCTTTTACCAATGGCCCCCACAAGGATTTTGCCCAGAGGAGCAGAGGCTAAAACCCAAAGGGGTAATATAGCGGCCTTATATAAACAGAGAAAGTTGAGGAAAATGGTAGATACGTGGGAAAATAGTTCTTGATTTTCTGAGACTGTGTACGCAAAGTGGAAACGCTAGTTTTGTTTGTTGACTGTCCTGTGCAATCGGACCAGTCCGTCCGAGCCTTTAGGTCGCGTGATTGATCTAGGTTCATCCCAGTTTAGATCAAACCTCGGCGCTACACGTCTTTGTTGACCAAGTTTTTATTTGCCCCGTTTATGGTTAAAGGAACACCGAGTGGACAGTGTCGAGCGTTTCCCGTGTTCATCTAATCGAATAAGCGAAAGATTTCTAGCTGTTACACAAGATGATATTGGAATTGTTGCAAACAAGACTGATAACAGTTACTACAGCTATTGCTGTTTATGCTGTATTAATGTCACGaagcatcatttttttttacgtcCTTTTCCCGAACGATCAGAAGAACTTTGTATTCCTAGTGCCTTAGGGACAACAGCTCTTGCTATTTGTTATCCTAAACAGGCCGTAGATATAAAatgactataaaacgtttaagcaaacaaccgaaacgatgatcccgctggtgtacgttggatcaatagtctTCTTCAGGtacattgtacctgaagaaggctggtttggccagccgaaatatagtacacctacaaaaaatccttctacgttgtgtcgacttctgcttctattttctttgtAGATATGCCCCCGACCAATAACGACAGATTAAAGGCGTTTGTGAAGGAGCAGATAACCAAATTTAATCAGAGGAGAGCAGAGAACCCTTTTGAAAAGGAAGTTCAAACTTCTGTTCATGAAACCGT contains:
- the LOC136907661 gene encoding H/ACA ribonucleoprotein complex non-core subunit NAF1-like: MEYSHYVFVTQLKKLKGSDASWEHDEEPLQELIEYSDDEEEAKAKASKRKERMAKSGSSENASSEKVDETGTPLQQGWKKSSRKRSWQNQAKAHPVDQKQNAVVIQRRPPPRPDSGPRFAPQAVGRSLMDHFTSGAQLFGIRPMAPPGGGPAGRFSLRGPPSGGPLYMVPPYTRQFQGRPPEGSSFQGNYPVGQTN